DNA sequence from the Salvia splendens isolate huo1 chromosome 19, SspV2, whole genome shotgun sequence genome:
gttttagatAGAAGGTTCGGTAAGATGTTCGGCGACTTGTGTTCAAATCGAATAAAAACCAAATATTTTACACAaccaattactttttttttatggtGTACTGTATATCTTTttggtttttaatttatttgcagCTGCCTACCAATTCATTTCAATACTGGGTATTTAAAAATTCAATACTCGAACAACAAATCGCATTCCAAGACTAAAGTTATGGAATATGGACCCAGCGCATTAATACAAAGtccaaatttgaaaatataGCTGTACTAAGGTTTTGGACTTTGTGGGGGAAATTTAGTTATAATTTAATTCTATTTCAAAATGACTATTTGTAACTGTACATATTACTTTGTCGAAAAAAAACGTTGACATTTACAACTAGAGTTAAATTGACAATCTTGTTTGAAGTTTTTAATGGAAAACATAATTTCAAAGAAACTCATGTCATACACACATataatatcaacaatatgaaGTCAACTGAGACTATTATGATTAAAAGTCAATAATAATGTCAAACTAGGCGTATATATACGTAAACATGAAACTGGAGCCCCAAAAATTACAAATCACCTGAACAAAACGTTAAAGCAACAATTAAGTAACCATTAAGTAATCGTAATAGAGTAGGAGTATAAGTATATGATTAGAAAATGGGAAATTAACGCCATGCAGAAGCGACGGTGAGTTTTCGTCCCATCCAACCGAAGGAGATGCCACCGGATTCCTCGTTGATGACGAATCCCGCGTTGCCACGTGTCCATGAGTTGAGGTTGGAGCGGAGCACCTCCACGGTGTGTTGACTCATAGGTCGCTGTTGAAAGCCGGCCATACTAATTCGGGCCCGCCACTTGCCGAACACCTCACACCTTTCGACGCGATCCCTACCGTCGCACGCAACCGAGTTGCTAATTTTCCTGCCCAATCCCTCCTCGATCAGGACTCGGACCGAGTTGTCGAGAGAGTCAAGTAACGCCGCGTAGAAGTCGTACGTGTCGCGCACGCGAGCCGTCAGTGGAGCGGTGTTCGTGTTCAGCTCCTGCTCCACCACCGTCATGACCTTGGGCGAGAGCCCCTTCACTCGGCGGAGGAGCTCGTCTCTATGATTCTCCGTCGTCACGCTCTCGTCCGGTAGCCTGTACAGCTTGAACGCTAAGTTCACTGCTAATGACTCGTCGGATTGGATTTCCAGTTTCTGACGGTTCAAATCGGCGATATTCAGATTACGGACACAGAAATTGAACGGAACACCGATTTTATTAGCCAATGCCTGCAAGTTGTCGCCGACGGCCTTCAGCTTCTCATCTCCGGCGGTGGGGAAATCGGAGAGGGCGGTGATCTTCAAGGATTTGTTGCTGCCGAGCGAGTGAAGCAAATGCCCGTACTCTCCGCCATGTCCAACGTCGAAATCCAATACGTGGATTTTGTTGTATCCGTCCTCCGCGGCCGCCTCGAGGATCGCCAGGTTCGCCGCCATGATTCCGAGCTTGAAACACGGCGAGAACCCGTACAATGATTTCGTCGACGCCGCTTGTTCAGTAGTAAACAGCTCCGACGCAGGAGGTGGAGGATTCTCAGACGGATTTAAGCGCGATTTCAACGCCGTTACCATGTGAGCCGCGATGCCGCTCGCGTTCGCCAGACGCGTGAGGATCTCGGCCGCGACTTCCGGTTTTCCCTCGGAGATCGAGGCGGCGGCGTCGATCGATGCTTGCTTGGGGCAGGGCAGCGGCGGTGATGCAGAGGTGGAACAgcaggacgaggaggaggaagtAGGAGAAGAAGAGACCAGCTTCTGAGATGTACCTATCAAACTCTGGATCGTATCCGACAATTCGCTGTTAGTAATAGCAGAGACAGTGTCGCCGTCGTCTTCATCATCGAGCAGCTGCTTCTCCAGCTCCTGCAGCCGGTGGTTCATCGTATTCTTTTCCGAATCCAAACCTGGATCCACGGGCAAGCGAATTCCTACGTTTTTGTTGGAGAGATTCAGTTGGTACCGCGAAGAGAAATTCACCGGAGATGGATTTTGGTAACTAGGACGCGGCTTGACGTTCCGGAGGAAAACTCCCAGATTCTGCTGCTGCTGTTGGTGGTGAAATTCGTCGACAGACCTCTTCCCGTTGATCTCCGTCAGCCAGATCTGCGCCGCCGCTTCGGGAAGAATCCGAGGCACAGTTGAGCGGAGGGAAAACTGCTGTTGCGCGGAGATATTGGAGCTATAACTATTATTCATATTGGACGGAAGCAGCGTCGCTCTTCTGCCTGCAGTGAAGGAGTCAGGCATGCCACCAGAGAAGCCGGATGACATTTTCCGGCTGAACTGATTGGATGAAAGAAACAGAGAGatggggttggactttttttctagagagaaggggggGGGGTGTGGAGACGTGTTTTTTCGGTGTTAAGCTATTGAATGGTGTGATTATGAGAGAGATAAACGGGGTGTTTAGTAAAGAGATTAAATAGAAATGCATTAACGCATTGTTTGGTTGGTCAATTAAGTTAAGTGGCCCTTGATGAATGCTAGTTTACACGGTTACACTCATATACAGCTAACCTCGGATATTTTGGTTTAGCGTTACCGATCAAACTTTTAGTActctttcaaaattttaaccgacacaaaacattaaaattgTTTCTTAATAAAGCCAAGATACACGTGTCACGGAAATTTGATGATAATTCTATTTAGTCaagttatttattataagaaATTTCCAATAAATTGCTTATAAGTTTAtggatttaattttttaagagcATCTTCAAGGAAAGAATGTGTATAGAAAAACTCCAAAGAAAAAATAGTATAAAGAAAGgtaaatttttttctaaaataaaaaatagtacaagaagcatttcaaaatataaatgtataaaccttctcaaataccttttCTATTGCCGAataatttttcatgaaaagatggtaaatatgatagttataagattttTTAATGGAGAGGTAAGGATTCTtctttaaaatagaaaaatgtttaataccttctcaaaattCTTCCCTTAGAAAAtagtttttcatgaaaagaaggtaaatatgatagttataaGACTTTACCTCACCATTTACATCTCCCATTGGAGATGCTCCAAGGAGGGAAGGTATATAAAAAATGTATATGATTTATTTACCTTCTCAAAGTATCTTTGAAGCAATAACTGACGGATCTTGGAGGGTTATTCAGCTAAGGCTTGGAGCTAGAGCAATGAGGCTCGGTGGAATAGGAGTTGGCTCGAAGCTGGTTATGTAAAACTAGCCGTTAGAAAAAACTAGCCATTGGTGgtggttataactaacttttctTTAGTTAGTGTATTAGTCGAATTCTTGTATAGAGGATATATGTAGCCACTGTTAGGAATtattgtattcatctaatgagcgcagcggaaattgcagacaagaataacagatctagattcataatcatattgcacgttgagcacgtaatacaacaacgaaactaaatcttacttgttgttgtgttttcttctacgattgtgtcctgcaagttgaatccactactatcgaggtccacgtgtattctgatccgatgcaggaacaattcctcagTACAATcgttctatagagaaagctaggaaatcTCTTGTGAACGTAGCGCCGTTTTTCTCTCTTAGAGAATTAGGTTTTCTGTATCTTGTGTTCTCTACAATAgaacatatatatagtataataattgtaacattggaccaagcccaatagaattattttctattaatctaatctagcccattaatctttcaatctcccacttggactagcattagatataatacacAGTTCTAACATTatacccttgagcggatcaaaatacacatatagtgtgaccctttaggccctcattatcgtcgacgatctaatcgaagtctgcacaaaactcctagactgcgttggcagcgtagctcgatatatgaaggacgtttacgtgaattcggtaaacaagcctttacacaaagtttatagtaatatcctttcattcacgaaccacccgattgagcctaagatttatcatgtgtcatccaaatagctcagtcactttatctcatctttattaaatgactcattcgatcatattcaattactttaattgaatatatctttgcattggccaatgacttaatggtcaagtaatatagagaatttgagtgttctctcgaaattctaatcgaggaatgaatctcattcttggctcaactaccatttccatttatcttatgatgtacccagcacaagtccgtgtctcaatcctcctttgggaggcaaagcattggacaagatcaaagcacaccactcaacaaacaaaatgtgtaatgacctcagatccaaggactattacatacttcatgtactaataaactgtagacacttaacaaaacagtttaatagtagggtataccaatactctccaaagtataccatgtgtccatcacgagtatctaatatctcatagttgtgagaacgactacattctcaaagaatgtgatgcaaaccacatgctaacctataacatatcatcaatatctcattcttgatgatcattaGTTAGGGcaattttagaattatactatatcattaatgtctcacaccattaatgacagtcataattcaagggaacaaatatttagaataaaatcaaacatttaaaacaattattccaataagtgcacaaaacccatagaaaatgaaattttcatataatgtgatcaagtaatattgtctcaacacaaaatgtttctaagacatataaaactgtaactcccactgattcaaagccatctaccaagATGCTTAACACCTAAGCTATCAAAgtgtttgttgtgttttgctatacataacggtttggtgaaaggatcagccaaatcatcatcagtgggtactctttctaattttatgtcacCTCTTTAAATTATTTCTCtaatcagatgatatcttctgggaacatgtTTGTTCCTGctcgtagctctgggttcttttgcttgcgcaacagcaccaaTGTTGTTACAATACAAAtgtattgcactattggcactcggaatgacacccagttctttaacgaactctaacaaagcaacaacttctttggcagcttcagatgcaacaatatactcggcttcggtggtggaatcggcagttgtacattgtttggaactattccaactcactgctccaccattgaggacaaaaacatatccagactaagacttatagtcgtcatggtatgtttggaaactagcatcagtgtacccagtgactgataactctggttgtccatcatagactaagaaatattctttagtccttctaaggtacttaagaatagtcttaactgttttccaatgttcctcaccgggattttgctgaaatctgcatgtcatgctaagcgcataggccacatctggcctagtagagatcatggcatacataatagatcctatagctgaagcatacgggatccttttcatgttgtctctttctttgtcattagaaggacaatccttaTTTGACAATACAATGTCATGTCCCATAagaagaaaacctttcttagaattctccattgagaagcgccttagcaacttgtctatgtaagtggttgtgataatcctaacatcctatttggtctatctcgatagatcttaattccaaggatataggaagcatcacctagatccttcatcataaaggaactagacaaccactctttcacggattgcatcatggaacgatcgcttcccataatcaagatgtcatcaacatatatgatgaggaagacaacgtttccattctcgcgtttactataaacacatgggtcatctttgcttctgacaaaaccaaacgatttgattgttctgtcaaaacaaatattccaactcctcgaagcttgcttaagtccatagatggacttctttagcttgcacactgcattcggcctttctttcgatacaaaaccttctggctgtgtcatatagacatcgccttctaattctccattgagaaatgcgattttgacatccatttgccaaataTCAAAGTTTTAGTATGCAGctattgcaagtaatatcctaatggacttgatcttagcaactgacgaaaaggtttcatcatagtcaatgccttcgcgctgactataaccctttgctACTAACgtagccttgtaggtttgtactatgccatctgcatctctcttctttttgaagatccatttgcaacctatggggtaaacctcatctggcaagtcaactagttcccagactaagttgaagtacattgagtccatttcagatatcaaggcttcaagccacttctctcgatcggtgtctAACACggcctcggtataggtcttaagctcatcatcatctaaatcaacttcatcatcttggttctcaaccattagattcagtctctcaggtgcacgacgaatccttctaggcctattgagttggttttgctctggttcaggctgttcattctgtatgtgagaaggttcaggaatatcactatgatcttcttgaggtagaggtgatgcaactattgtatcatcttgtctttgatgcatctcattgtttTGAGGTGGTCCTTCGAGAGTCTCTCTAAGGTCCTCTCTAAGAGTAATTTtccctcccaatagatcatcaaaaactcccactgagttattgtcTAATCTAGTGAATAATATctcatcctcattgttaacttgtggttcttgaatttcttcaagatctactaTATTTGgaccttgttccttgcagacataactgtcttcaaggaacgtcacattccttgatcTTATCACCTAgtgattttcaggacagtagaaatcgtaccatttagtttctttaggatatcccacaaaataacatttctcacttttagtttccaatttatcagtcatcattttcttaacaaaagctggacaaccccaggtccggatatggttaagacttgctttcttgccacaccataactcatatggtgttttctcgacTGATTTAGAATGAACCCTATTTAGAATGTAAATAGCCGTTAGTAAAACATGAcccagagaaataaaggaagactagctaaactcatcgtggatcgaaccatatctaataatgttcggtttctcctttcagatactccattcatttgtggtgtacaaggaggtgtccagtctgactgaattccatgtgatttcaagtaatcaagaaattctcggctcaagtattcccctcctcgatctgatcgaagagttttgatacttttcccaagttgtttctcaacttcacacttaaactctttaaatttctaaaaggcctcaaacttgtgtttcataagatacacatatccataccttgtcaaatcatcagtgaaagtaatgaagtacgaataaccaccttttgcttgagttggaaacggtccgcacacatctgtgtggatcaactctagcacatcattagcacacactcctttcccagaaagtggcttattagtccctttgagacagaattcacaagcaccatatgattcaaaatcaaatgaatttagatagtctaactttctcaatctggCTATCATTTTCTCATTGACCAAGTCtgcaatgccaaagataagtagcattatttgtattacatagcttaagtcttttattttgcacattgagaatattccgtttgcattcaagcatatataaccCATTCTGtaaagaggcatttccataaaacaatccatcattagaaaacgagcatctgctgtttgcaaaatggaaggaaaaaccttcgatgtccaacattgaaatggaaataatattctttgaaataactggaacaaaataacaattatgtaaatctagtatatgtcctgagggaagatctaatctataagttcccacgcgttcggcagcaacttttgctccatttccaacacgtagttctacttccccaggcctcactttcctgctgtcaattaaaccttgcacattattacaaatgtgtgaaccacaagcggtatccaatacccaggattgtgagttattcatagacatatttatctcaatgacaaacatagctgagctcccactcattgcaccttgtaccttgagttttgggcagtctctctgctactccgtgaaatttgacctagtcagtttgtttgtttccatcatacactcataagataagtttgacatattatctgaacagaaaataaaacgaaatgCAAATTAGAAAAGTATGCAAAGATCACATTCgtatcactaatcaaacaagggtttattgtattgattagctcccactaattttgaCATATATTAtgcccccaaacataaaatacgaatttatatcaaatataaattttagtggtccaagatccaagtctatattattgcagcccCTACTTTGGCTGatcactacaataatatcacaaggtaggcctccaagccaattgcaacaactattttgcaattcttggtttattaatccaattaatatgcaTCCATAAACTATTAAGGTCGCTTTGGCGTCACTAaacaatttaagcaagtcaacctcaTCACACGATGCtaaccatgcatctatgaatgagcctaggccttgtagatttagagtaaacactttggcgtaaaactcgtggtcgaaaaggctaggaacatcaaacaattatgatggacgatgcgtttgtttcaaaacaagacttatattttatggggaaaagtgtgatactagttctgtgaatataatatctgatattaaatttcaaacaattactgggcgaCGCCTACCCaaacatagtataacacggactacacatactgggcgccgcctacccagacataatataacacggactacacatactgggtgccgcctacccagacatagtataacacggtctctaactactatagttaaataaaacaagcataaatcaaataacatgcttatcacataggatatcaaataatgctcaacgaataaaatcaaattttattctctaattaaatgtggatttaattatattaattctaaattaatataattatacatatttaatattaattccaaattagTATTATGttgtggagtatattttatcatTTCCAGATGATAACTATGTCCCAATTTGTTAATCTAATTAACGAAATTAATCCAATCTATATTatttctaaattaataaa
Encoded proteins:
- the LOC121779868 gene encoding scarecrow-like protein 8; amino-acid sequence: MSSGFSGGMPDSFTAGRRATLLPSNMNNSYSSNISAQQQFSLRSTVPRILPEAAAQIWLTEINGKRSVDEFHHQQQQQNLGVFLRNVKPRPSYQNPSPVNFSSRYQLNLSNKNVGIRLPVDPGLDSEKNTMNHRLQELEKQLLDDEDDGDTVSAITNSELSDTIQSLIGTSQKLVSSSPTSSSSSCCSTSASPPLPCPKQASIDAAASISEGKPEVAAEILTRLANASGIAAHMVTALKSRLNPSENPPPPASELFTTEQAASTKSLYGFSPCFKLGIMAANLAILEAAAEDGYNKIHVLDFDVGHGGEYGHLLHSLGSNKSLKITALSDFPTAGDEKLKAVGDNLQALANKIGVPFNFCVRNLNIADLNRQKLEIQSDESLAVNLAFKLYRLPDESVTTENHRDELLRRVKGLSPKVMTVVEQELNTNTAPLTARVRDTYDFYAALLDSLDNSVRVLIEEGLGRKISNSVACDGRDRVERCEVFGKWRARISMAGFQQRPMSQHTVEVLRSNLNSWTRGNAGFVINEESGGISFGWMGRKLTVASAWR